A single window of Vigna unguiculata cultivar IT97K-499-35 chromosome 1, ASM411807v1, whole genome shotgun sequence DNA harbors:
- the LOC114188674 gene encoding uncharacterized protein LOC114188674: MLAAMQQQNANMQLGENRSAAGSSQAPPPRVQEWSLEDFLQHHSSRFDGKTTPDEADQWMRDMERIYDAKRCPTENRLAYSEYLLAGEAVHWWSSMKMMLEDSRETVTWELFKKKFYAEYFPDSVRYAKEVEFLQLMQGEMSVSEYAEKFKHLGKFHTLKMAEDWQCRKFENGLRGDLKLMVAPLFIKEFPALVEKARVMEKLKAEVEAQQRSQQKVGGPSGSMSKQDDRRKPYSRPPPQGSRRFPPQPHLPQSHQHQSPHHHSHRPQCFRCGGPHMRSACPQLGGRQTCHRCGQEGHFIRNCPTGKGTVSRPSTQSQPQQTRGSARPQAVGRVYAMTGAEADRSGNLIIGYCVIGSRSLCVLYDSGATHSFVSEYIVRELGLPVRELLYDLVGSTAASRMVKTSTLCVRCLIEVEGHKYRVNLICLPLEGLDVILGMDWLSANRILIDCNEKKVLFPNPEDDEMLLSSQQVDQALKEGSQCFLILTQLSVENGDRHIETFVVRDFPDVFPDEVPGLPPSREIEFSIDLVPGAGPVSIAPYRMAPAELAELKKQIEELVKSDDVQKTAFRSRYGHYEYVVMPFGVTNAPALFMDYMNRIFRPFLDKFVVVFIDDILIYSRTHEEHAEHLRTVLSILREKQLYAKLSKCEFWMTMVKFLGHVISAQGISVDPSKVEAVLKWERPKSATEIRSFVGLAGYYRRFIEGFSRIVAPLTQLTRKDQPFAWIDRCENSFQELKQKLTSAPVLVILDTSRPFEVYCDASHQGLGCVLMQERKVVAYASRQLKSHEKNYPTHDLELAAVVFALKIWRHYLYGAQFQVFSDHKSLKYLFDQKELNMRHRRWMEFLKDFDFELLYHPGKANVSAMGSRLSMSSAYHPQTDGQSERTIQSLEDLLRTCVLDHLGAWDEVLPLVEFTYNNSFHTSIGMAPYEALYGRRCRTPLCWYQDGESVMVGPELLRQTTKKVKLIQERMKASQSRQKSYADQRRRPLEFAVGDHIFLRITPTTGVGRAIRSRKLSPKFIGSYQILRRIRPVAYEIALPPQLSNLHPIFLVSQLRRYVADPSHVLEAEDL; this comes from the exons ATGTTGGCAGCCATGCAGCAGCAAAATGCTAACATG CAGCTGGGGGAGAATCGATCTGCAGCTGGATCTTCCCAGGCTCCACCGCCACGAGTACAAGAGTGGAGTTTGGAGGATTTTCTTCAGCATCACTCGTCTCGCTTCGATGGCAAGACCACTCCAGATGAGGCAGACCAGTGGATGAGGGATATGGAGCGGATTTATGATGCCAAGCGATGCCCAACAGAAAACAGGTTGGCTTATTCTGAGTATTTGCTAGCCGGAGAGGCTGTCCATTGGTGGTCTAGCATGAAGATGATGCTAGAAGACAGCAGGGAGACTGTCACCTGGGAGTTGTTCAAGAAGAAGTTTTATGCTGAGTACTTCCCAGACAGTGTGAGATACGCCAAGGAAGTGGAATTCTTACAGTTGATGCAGGGGGAGATGTCAGTGTCAGAGTACGCTGAAAAGTTCAAGCACCTGGGAAAATTTCACACTCTGAAGATGGCTGAAGATTGGCAATGTAggaaatttgaaaatggactGAGAGGCGATCTTAAACTCATGGTGGCTCCGCTCTTTATAAAGGAGTTTCCTGCTTTGGTGGAGAAAGCGAGGGTAATGGAAAAGTTAAAGGCAGAAGTTGAAGCTCAACAACGGTCGCAGCAGAAGGTgggaggaccatctgggtccatgAGCAAACAGGACGATAGGAGGAAGCCTTACTCTAGACCTCCGCCTCAGGGGTCCAGGAGATTCCCACCTCAGCCACATCTGCCCCAGTCACATCAGCATCAGTCCCCTCATCATCACTCTCACAGACCACAGTGTTTTCGTTGTGGAGGGCCCCACATGAGGAGTGCTTGCCCCCAGCTTGGTGGTAGGCAAACATGTCACAGATGTGGGCAGGAAGGCCACTTCATCAGAAATTGCCCCACTGGCAAGGGTACAGTGTCTAGACCTTCAACGCAGTCACAGCCACAACAGACACGGGGAAGTGCTAGGCCCCAGGCAGTTGGTCGAGTGTATGCCATGACAGGTGCAGAGGCAGACAGATCAGGTAACCTCATCATTGGATATTGTGTGATTGGTAGTAGGAGTTTGTGTGTGTTATACGATTcgggagcgacacactctttcgTGTCGGAGTATATAGTGAGGGAGTTGGGTCTCCCGGTTAGGGAACTTCTATACGACCTGGTAGGGTCTACGGCCGCTTCTAGGATGGTCAAAACCTCGACGTTATGTGTTAGATGTTTGATCGAGGTTGAAGGGCACAAATACAGGGTGAACCTCATCTGTTTACCTCTGGAAGGCCTAGATGTcatcttgggaatggattggctatCAGCTAATCGCATTCTCATTGATTGTAATGAGAAGAAGGTATTGTTTCCCAACCCGGAAGATGATGAGATGTTGTTATCCTCACAGCAGGTGGATCAAGCACTAAAGGAAGGGTCTCAGTGTTTCTTGATTCTCACTCAACTATCTGTTGAGAATGGGGATAGGCACATTGAAACGTTTGTTGTGAGGGATTTCCCTGATGTTTTCCCGGATGAGGTGCCCGGCTTGCCCCCTTCCAGAGAGATTGAGTTTTCTATTGATCTGGTGCCTGGAGCAGGGCCAGTATCAATAGCACCTTACAGGATGGCTCCTGCTGAGCTGGCAGAATTGAAAAAACAGATTGAGGAACT AGTTAAGTCTGATGACGTGCAGAAGACTGCTTTCAGATCCAGATATGGGCACTACGAGTACGTAGTGATGCCTTTCGGCGTTACTAACGCCCCTGCCTtgttcatggattatatgaaccgaATCTTCAGGCCTTTTCTAGACAAGTTTGTGGTGGTGTTCATAGACGACATCTTGATATACTCCCGAACTCATGAAGAACATGCAGAGCATCTGAGGACCGTTCTGAGCATCCTGAGAGAGAAGCAGCTCTATGCGAAACTGTCTAAATGCGAGTTTTGGATGACCATGGTTAaatttttggggcatgtgatctCAGCTCAGGGCATATCCGTGGACCCATCCAAAGTGGAAGCTGTGTTAAAATGGGAGCGTCCTAAATCAGCAACTGAGATTAGGAGCTTTGTAGGACTGGCAGGATACTACCGAAGGTTCATTGAGGGGTTCTCAAGAATCGTAGCACCTTTGACTCAGCTGACACGTAAGGATCAGCCTTTTGCCTGGATCGACCGATGTGAAAATAGCTTCCAGGAGTTGAAGCAGAAGTTGACCAGTGCTCCTGTGTTGGTAATCCTTGATACCAGCAGACCCTTCGAAGTCTATTGTGATGCCTCCCACCAGGGGCTAGGgtgtgttcttatgcaagaAAGGAAAGTGGTTGCCTACGCCTCTAGGCAGCTCAAAAGtcatgagaagaactatccCACACACGATCTTGAGTTAGCGGCTGTGGTGTTTGCACTAAAAATCTGGAGACACTATTTGTATGGCGCTCAATTCCAGGTTTTTAGTGACCACAAGAGCCTGAAGTATCTGTTTGACCAGAAAGAGTTGAACATGAGACATAGACGATGGATGGAGTTCCTAAAGGATTTCGACTTCGAGTTGTTGTACCACCCGGGAAAAGCGAATGTT AGTGCCATGGGCAGCAGGTTATCTATGAGCTCGGCTTACCACCCCCAAACAGAcggccagtctgagaggacaaTACAGTCTCTTGAGGACCTCTTGCGGACATGCGTATTGGATCATCTCGGTGCATGGGATGAGGTCCTGCCTTTAGTAGAGTTTACCTATAATAACAGTTTCCATACAAGCATCGGCATGGCGCCATATGAAGCTCTCTATGGCAGAAGGTGCAGAACTCCTTTGTGTTGGTACCAAGACGGAGAGTCTGTGATGGTAGGGCCAGAGTTATTGAGGCAGACCACTAAGAAGGTCAAGTTAATACAAGAAAGGATGAAGGCGTCTCAGAGCAGACAGAAATCCTATGCCGATCAGAGGAGAAGACCTTTGGAGTTTGCTGTTGGAGATCATATTTTCTTGAGGATTACCCCGACCACCGGTGTGGGGAGGGCTATTCGCTCAAGGAAGTTATCTCCTAAGTTCATTGGTTCATACCAAATTCTGAGGAGGATTAGACCAGTGGCTTATGAAATCGCCTTACCCCCTCAGCTATCCAACCTTCACCCTATTTTCCTTGTCTCTCAACTCAGAAGATATGTGGCTGACCCCTCACATGTGCTTGAGGCAGAAGACCTATAG